One genomic window of Cydia fagiglandana chromosome 20, ilCydFagi1.1, whole genome shotgun sequence includes the following:
- the LOC134674398 gene encoding gustatory receptor for sugar taste 43a-like — protein sequence MFSQQRMPVAAIGENTKQEVSTHCVVGGAHAFILRISSFFGLAPLRFETQSNGFTVTISSAMCIYSYILVTILVICTIFGLATEINIGVELSVRMSSRMSQVVSTCDVLVVVITAGAGVYGAPRRMREMLKFMNNVASVDTSIGAQYSLANERKLCAVLLAILIFFTVLIADDFCFYVLQAKKINREWDIVTNYIAFYLLWYVVMVLELQFAFTALSVRTRFRAVNDAIALTARHVAIPLEKLEQPAPVNMFAIRVAPADARRSASNVSLLVDSLPGAGDHPVIIRKNVNGEPRLIVPPCEAIRRLAALHGSLCEVVQRIDMSYGLPLIVILLSTLLHLIVTPYFLIMEIIVSTNRIHFLVLQFLWCVTHMLRMFVVVEPCHYTITEGKRTEQLVCQLITYAPSGGALPSRLELFSRQLLLRSVTYSPLGMATLDRPLVASVIGAVTTYLVILIQFQRYDS from the exons ATGTTCAGTCAGCAAAGGATGCCAGTGGCAGCAATAGGAGAGAACACCAAGCAAGAGGTGTCGACACATTGCGTGGTTGGAGGGGCACACGCCTTCATTCTTAGG ATATCCAGTTTCTTCGGTCTAGCGCCGCTTAGGTTCGAGACGCAGTCCAACGGGTTCACAGTCACTATATCTAGCGCTATGTGCATATATAGCTACATATTAGTCACAATATTAG TAATTTGTACAATCTTCGGGCTCGCGACGGAAATCAACATCGGGGTCGAGCTCTCTGTGCGGATGTCGTCACGAATGTCGCAG GTCGTATCGACATGCGACGTGTTGGTGGTGGTGATCACCGCGGGCGCCGGCGTGTATGGCGCCCCGAGGAGGATGCGGGAGATGCTCAAGTTTATGAACAACGTCGCGTCG GTGGACACCAGCATAGGAGCTCAATATTCCCTCGCCAACGAGCGCAAACTCTGCGCGGTTCTGCTCGCCATCCTCATCTTCTTCACCGTGCTTATCGCTGACGACTTCTGCTTTTATGTGCTGCAGGCCAAGAAGATTAACAGAGAAT GGGACATAGTGACGAACTACATCGCCTTCTACCTGCTATGGTACGTGGTGATGGTCCTGGAGCTGCAGTTCGCGTTCACCGCGCTGTCCGTGCGCACGCGGTTCCGCGCAGTCAACGACGCCATCGCGCTCACGGCGCGACACGTCGCCATACCGC TGGAAAAGTTGGAACAACCAGCACCCGTCAATATGTTCGCGATCCGCGTCGCTCCGGCCGACGCGCGCCGCTCCGCCAGCAACGTCAGCTTGCTGGTCGACTCGCTACCTGGCGCAGGAGACCACCCCGTCATCATTAGGAAAAACG TAAACGGCGAGCCCCGTCTGATCGTGCCCCCGTGCGAGGCCATCCGTCGGCTCGCAGCGCTCCACGGCTCCTTGTGCGAGGTGGTGCAGAGGATCGACATGAGTTATGGTCTCCCGCTCATAGTTATACTGCTGTCTACGCTGCTGCATCTTATTGTCACGCCGTACTTCCTTATTATGGAGATCA TTGTATCTACGAATCGAATCCACTTCTTGGTGCTCCAGTTTCTGTGGTGCGTCACGCACATGCTGCGCATGTTCGTCGTGGTAGAGCCATGTCACTACACCATTACTGAG GGCAAAAGGACCGAACAGCTGGTGTGCCAGCTGATAACGTACGCGCCGTCAGGCGGCGCACTTCCCTCGCGGCTGGAGCTGTTCTCGCGGCAGCTCCTGCTGCGCTCCGTCACCTACTCCCCGCTGGGGATGGCCACGCTGGACCGCCCGCTGGTCGCTTCT GTAATAGGCGCAGTGACTACGTATTTGGTCATTTTAATACAGTTCCAAagatatgacagttaa